The genome window CTCTCTCTTCCTAAACGAGCTTTTTTAGCAAGGTTTGATATTCCACCCTGAGCCTCGGCAACATTTCTGACTGCTAGAAGAAAAAGATGCTGGGACTCTTCATCCCCTTTAAGACTTTCCTCTAAAGCAGCATTTAGATAAGCAACCGCTTCATCATGATCTTTAAGTCTTTCAATTAACCAATCTTGGTATTTTCTACTTTTTGCCATACTTCTTAATCCTCTTTACCCTTATAATCCTGAAGGAATTCTTTTGCTTTTTTAATATCTTTTGTTTGGGATCCTT of Candidatus Neptunochlamydia vexilliferae contains these proteins:
- a CDS encoding addiction module antidote protein, yielding MAKSRKYQDWLIERLKDHDEAVAYLNAALEESLKGDEESQHLFLLAVRNVAEAQGGISNLAKKARLGRESLYKTLSDKGNPKWHTLASLIIALGLNLRLS